In Chryseobacterium sp. C-71, the genomic window CAGACACGCTGGATTTCTTCACAATAATTTTCTAAATTTTCTCTTTCTTCAGGAAAATAGTTGGATAATTGCTCAACAAAATTGTCATATCCTTGAGCGTGCGGATATTCAATTTCATCATCTCCGAAAGTGATTTTATCATAGCCGTTTTCATCCATTTTCTGGAGTTCCAGATCATTCATTATTTCCAGATAAGAAAAAAACTGATGTAGGTTTTGTCCTTTTGAAAGTCCTCCCAAATAGTGAACTCCTGTGTCGAAAATTAATTTATCTCTTGAAAATGTCTGCAAGTTTCCGCCATATTGATTGTTTTTCTCCAATACACAGACTTTCAAGCCTTCTTTCGCCAAAATAAGAGCCGAAACAAGACCTCCTATTCCGCTGCCGATAATCAATATGTCGTATGTTTTTTTCAACTTTTGGATGTATCTTCTAATGATAGGAATTCATCCCATCCTTTGCTAAATCGTCCTTTCAGGGATTTTAAATGCTCATAAATTTTGAATTGCACGCAGCCCGACTTGAGCTGAAATCCTTTTTTCGCCTTGGGAAAAGCCTTGGCAAAAAAGATTGGGAGCGGAAGGCGGAATAGCTGCCCTAAAAATATTGAAAATTAATCAATATCATCCCAAAAATCGAAATAGTTGAACCATTGAAGCGGATATTTCTGAATCATTGATTCAAGATTCTTAGTGTAAGAGTTCAAAAGTCCCTGCGCATCACGTTTTTTCACGTTTTCAGCAATTCTCGCATACAAATGATAATGTAGATTTTTTTCTTTCATCACATAGACATAAACCACCGGAACGCCTAATCTTGAAGCAATAAGGAACGGACCTGCAGGAAATTTTGCACTTTTTCCTAATAAATCTCCCTCAAGAAATTTTGAACCTTCAAAATAACGATCGCCTGTAAAGCAAATCAATTCGTTCTTAGATAAAGCCTCATTGATGTTAAAAATATGCGACATGTCGTCTTTCACGTAGATGAATTTAATGTTGCTCTGTTTTACAGAAACACTTTCAAGATATTCTTTAATTACCGTAACTTCCTGATCTGTAGTAACTAAATTAATCTGACAATCGAAATCAATTTCGGCAAAAAAATGTTCTGCAATTTCGAAATTCCCGATGTGGGCACTGATGAGAACTCCGCCTTTTTTTTCTGCTAAAAGATTTCTGAGATTTTCTATTCCGTCGAATTCGTAGGTGTATTTATTTCTTAAACCTGCAGAAATTGCGGTTTTGTCAATAAGAATCGTTCCAAAAGTAAAATAACTTTTAAACAGAGAAATTTTCGTTTTCCAAAACCCATAATTGAGTCTTTTTTGGAAGTAATAGCGGTAATATTTATTGCTGTTTTTTTCGAATAGAAAATAGTAGAAAGCTACGAAATAAAGAACAAAATAAGAACTTCGGATTCCCATATTTCTAATGGACCAGACAAAGATTCTGTAACCTAAGATGGTGCCTTTAGATTTGCCTTTCCACTTGTTCATAATTTTAATTTGACAATGTATCAGTGTAACAATATTCAAACATTGGTAAACTTATACATCGTTACATTATTTAAGAGTAAATATTTAATCGACAATTAAGCTTTTTTTTCAGTGATTTTATTTTCGATTGTCGAGTAGAAATCGTCGAAAGTGACGATATTTTTGAAATCGGCTTCACCTAATTTCACGCCAAAATTGGATTCGATGACCACCACTAAATCGATATAATCTAAACTGTCTAAACCCAAAGTCTTTTTAAAATGGGCATCATTGCTGATCTCATCACCATCTACCTCAAATTCATTTATTAAAAAATCATTCGCAATGGCAACAATTTTTTCTCTTTCCATGTTTTTACTCAAATTTTTTAACGATTAATGCAGAATTTGTTCCTCCGAATCCGAAAGAATTCGACAAAAATACGTCAATTTTTTGATTTTTAGTTTCGGAGATTAAATTTATCTTTTTTGCGTCTTCATCAGGGTTTTCTAAATTGATGTTCGGAGCCACAAAATCGTTTTGCATCATCAGAATAGAATAGATTACTTCACTTGCACCCGCCATCCAGCATTCGTGACCGGTCATTGATTTGGTCGAGCTTACAGGAACTTCGCTTCCGAAAATCTCATGGATAGCTTTTGCTTCGTTGGCGTCGCCGATCGGTGTTGAAGTCGCATGAGCATTGATGTAGTCGATATCTTTCACTTCGAGACCGGATTGTTTTAAAGCGCGGTTCATTGCCAAAGCGGGACCGTCAATATTTGGGGTAGAAATATGTCCGCCGTTTGAAGAAAATCCGTAACCAACGATTTCTGCGATGATATTGGCACCTCTTTTTTGAGCTGATTCTAAACTTTCCACAATTAAAGAAGCTGCTCCGCCACTTGGAATTAAGCCATCTCTTCCTGAGTCGAAAGGTCTTGACGCTTTGGTTGGCTCATCTTCTCTCACTGAAAAAACGCCCAAACCATCGAAGCTTGCCATTGAATATTTATTGGTTTCCTGGGCACCGCCACAAACGATGATGTCCTGAAAACCGTTTTTAATCATCATATAAGCCAATCCCAAAGAATGAGAACCGCTTGCGCAAGCTGCACTGATGGTTAAATTGATTCCTCTTAATTTAAAAATCGTAGAAAGATTCATCGTCACAGTGGAATTCATCGATTTAAAAATCGCTCCTGAACCCATTAAAGTGGTATCTTTTTTCTCTCTTGCAATGTCGATCGATTCTACTACGGCCTTAGAAACGCTGTCGT contains:
- a CDS encoding lipid A biosynthesis acyltransferase, which produces MNKWKGKSKGTILGYRIFVWSIRNMGIRSSYFVLYFVAFYYFLFEKNSNKYYRYYFQKRLNYGFWKTKISLFKSYFTFGTILIDKTAISAGLRNKYTYEFDGIENLRNLLAEKKGGVLISAHIGNFEIAEHFFAEIDFDCQINLVTTDQEVTVIKEYLESVSVKQSNIKFIYVKDDMSHIFNINEALSKNELICFTGDRYFEGSKFLEGDLLGKSAKFPAGPFLIASRLGVPVVYVYVMKEKNLHYHLYARIAENVKKRDAQGLLNSYTKNLESMIQKYPLQWFNYFDFWDDID
- a CDS encoding acyl carrier protein, which gives rise to MEREKIVAIANDFLINEFEVDGDEISNDAHFKKTLGLDSLDYIDLVVVIESNFGVKLGEADFKNIVTFDDFYSTIENKITEKKA
- a CDS encoding beta-ketoacyl synthase, with product MENRVVITGMGIYSCIGTSLEEVKESLYNGKSGIVLVDERKEFGFRSGLSGVVPKPDLKNLLNRRQRISMGEESEYAYIATLDALQQANITQDFLDQKEVGILYGNDSVSKAVVESIDIAREKKDTTLMGSGAIFKSMNSTVTMNLSTIFKLRGINLTISAACASGSHSLGLAYMMIKNGFQDIIVCGGAQETNKYSMASFDGLGVFSVREDEPTKASRPFDSGRDGLIPSGGAASLIVESLESAQKRGANIIAEIVGYGFSSNGGHISTPNIDGPALAMNRALKQSGLEVKDIDYINAHATSTPIGDANEAKAIHEIFGSEVPVSSTKSMTGHECWMAGASEVIYSILMMQNDFVAPNINLENPDEDAKKINLISETKNQKIDVFLSNSFGFGGTNSALIVKKFE